Below is a window of Electrophorus electricus isolate fEleEle1 chromosome 12, fEleEle1.pri, whole genome shotgun sequence DNA.
CACCCTAGTAATTATCATAAGCGAATTGATATTTCTTTACACAGTAATGCTTCTGATAATCTCTGCCGTGGTTATTTGAGAGTCTAAAGAGTCATTGTGGATATTTGAGAGGCTAAGGAGCCAGAGAACATCAAGCTACTGGGAGCAAAGAGGAACTATTAGCAACGAAACCCTTCTTCCTCTTTACTATTAGCAACGATGAACTATCTCGACAGTGAAATGATTAGAATTGTGCAATAATCTTAACTAGAACGAAACTGTCCTATAGTATCCAAAACCATTctgaaacttaaaaaaaattaaaaagacagaTTTCTGAAGTCATATTAAAATTTTTGCTCACGGCCTTTGTATATGTAATATCTTGTTTactatttacaaaaaaacaaaacaaaactagatGATAAAAGTGTAACTCAACCAACTTTTCACTAAGAACATCTTGCTTGCCTCAGAGCCATTAGCTCATGATTCAGTGTGGAGTCTAGATTCAGCACTGCGACAAAATTATGCCAGATCTTATATTATTAAGCTTTCGGTtagtatacatttttttgtgctgCTATTCAAAGACGGGAATAAAAATACGTCTTGATAAAACATAATGAATTGTTCTTTTATGTAGTTCTGGGCAGTTGATATTTTTCAGAGCATGTATGGAAAAAGATCTAGTCCAGTAATTTGCCGAGTGGCAGTGATGATGCGATGTATACATACATAGCCTATAGACAACCACAGACGATGATATATGATGCAGAAATGAACAGTCTTACATATCTATTTAGgtgtcaaatgtattttatagaaCAATTAGGCTACATTGAAAAATGTGTGAACTGCACGCCGAGTATGCATGCTAACCTTTTTTAACGCttataatatattgtgtatattgtgtatatatgtaatatatttttctataaatGTTCCATAATCTGAAAACTGAGACACATCAATGATTTAATTCTACATCTTAATATTTTCTCGAAATTTTCTCGGAGGACAGTAAACATATGCAAATTATCCTCTTACTAACGTAATAACACTTTTTGATTCCCCCGATCAAAATGTTGAAATAACTGATACACAGGCTACTTTACAAAAGAAGTTATGGTGCAATTTAATACACAAAACAGTCACTGTTACatatttataacacatttatgACATTATCATATGCGTGCAGGATAACAACAGACTAACAAAGTTTTACATGATATTACTTTATAGAGTTActtcaattaaaaatatatacatataaatgaatTCAGTTCTTTAACGGTACACACAGATGCATCGCCGCCCCCGCCCGCGCCCCAAAACCCTGACGAAGTCATTCACAGACACTTTAGCAGGAAAAAGTTGCAAAACGCCGCACGGGGACAGTCACACATCTTGCCGATTCGCGATCCTTTCCGGATTGCGCACTGCTCTCCGACGTCACACTGAAAGTTTGACATTGCACAGTACTAAAGTGAATACGGAatacccctccccccccccacacacacacaccccaacaacTCAAAAACATCAATATGGAATTACAAGTAATCAAATTACGCATTTTCAAATTGTTAAAACTACGCGTAATTACGCGTAAATCTTACAGTTACCATAAATCCTCTTTATATCAAGTTACCATAGGAACTTGTCCAAATTTCTTCTCCCAaggaggatttttttttgtctgcagctTTTCCAGAACTTCGTGAAGAGCCCCGAGCTTTGAAAACAGAATgtagcagaaaaataaaaataattgcagTCAGGTGCTCATTGAAAGTCTGTTCACCTACCAGATCTTACCCGGATTAACGTTTAGGATTTGTTGCAAATTTATTCAGTGACGGTAAGAGATGTGTGCAGTTTGTCAGTCAGCCTATTTATATACTGTGTCTGGCGTACAGAACAATGTATTACTCACAAGTTGTTTTTCACTGGTGAGGTTAGGGTCTTTTGGGTAGAAGTCTCGAATGGCTCTCGTATCCAAATCCACCTCAGTCTCCGAGTCATCCGCTCTTGCGCAAGTCATTAATAATAGCAGCAAAGTGAACATTGCCGTTCTTGTCCACATACTGGggctctccatggtgctgaacgAAGGGAGCTTTGGCGCGAAATGCCGTTGCTGGGTTTCTGGTCAGAGCGTCAGCTCAAATAACATTCTCGTCCCCTCGCCATCCTTTTATGTGTCACACAGTATTTGCGTTTATCTGATCTGACTTCGCCCCGCCTTGTACATTGATTTCTTCCTCGTGCGTAAGCGACAACACTCCTTGCGCAAATGCGCCCGAGAACTGACATCAGTTgcgttaaaatattttttgttgctCTTTTTATAAAGAATTTTTTTGAAGATTTTCTTTGAATCCATTTGCTGTCTTCGTTATAAATTTGAGTATTTCCAAGAAAAAGGATTAGCAAAGAGTAATAGACGAGTGCTGAATTTGACAAACCACATGATTAGTTACAGCTGTTATACTTACAGAAATATACCgcttcttttattatttatatcaGCTTTGCTGAATGTCCAACACGCATTTGAGAAACAAGAGCCCTTTCAGTTCCCCTGAAGAAGGTCTTAAGATCCCGAAGCACATATTTTGCATGTGAAGCTTGCTCTTGAATGatttcccattctctctctctctctctctctctctctctcatgttcttttGGTTTTGTAACGATTAAgtgcaaatacaaataaattaagaCCCAAAAACTACACGACCCTTTTCCTGCTTTATGGAAATTTTGGTCCTTAGCAATAAGTGAAAATTTTTCCTTCTCTACGACATTGAAAGAAAAAAcgaaaatgaaatgtgttcttCATCTTCTTAGTGGATTATGCACACTGgtttttcgtttgtttgtttgttgttgttgttgttgttgttgttgtgttttaatCCCACAACACAAACGCATATGCTTTTGTGCCCACATTTatgagtcagacagacagcagggacATGATGGGGTTGGGGTCCTGTTGCTATCTTAATTAGGCTCGGAAGCACTTCGTACTGTGCTCTCTAACGAGTGATATCTGAATGTGTGAAACGCAGCCCAAAAGACATGCATAATGTCTCGTCACTGCATTCATATAGCATCTGCATTTATTAAGGTTCATCATCTAGGGTTAGAAGcatcaaaactaaacaaaatccatttattttcatttggtgTGAAATACAAAGTCAGATTTTGAGTACCACAATTGCAAGCAGCTCAGATCTCAAGAGTGAAGAAGCATGTGCCCTGTGACTGTTGACACCTCCCCATTTAAACATGTCTAGACTGGGCTAAGCCTTGTTCAAATTTCAATGAGGATTTATTCAagggaaaaatattttctagtTAGCTGGCTCTTTATTCATGGGTTGGCATAATAAGCTAATATCTTCCCCCAGTTGTGACGTCACATGTGGAGGAAATTATTTTGAAGCTGGGTTTAATAGGATACTTGTGTCGAGCAAATCAAATAACTTCTGCCTAATAGCATTTGTACTCATGGCAATTCAGGCCAATACAGTTTAGGTGTATCTACACTGGTAAACCCACgtctaaaaaaaatgtgttacagTGAAAATGCATAATCCTGGGAGTTTTAGCCATAGCTAAAAATTCCCAAGAGGCTCTTTTACACTGAATTCTCTAGTCTTCACTTATTTCTAAATAGCATTAATTTGTCTATtactcaacaacaacaaaagacattCCAAGAGACAAATAgacattttgttaaaaacagtAGGATGACATGCTACATGACCCACTTGATCTGAGGGCTTTTTACCAATAGCTCCAACACAAGACCTTATTACTCCTAGAGCATGGATGATAAACATATTGTTCCATCCAAACAAAGAGGTGGATGAATGTTAGGGGTGAATAAAAAACATTATGACATGTGAACTTCTATTGTACATGTTAAATGTGTTGGATATGTTTGAAACAATGAGTGCAGTACAGAGGCGTACCATGCTTATCTGACTCCAAAGCCTAAAGTAGCATCAAGCAGAATCTGCCCATATATTTAACTCCTAGGAAAAGTAATGTTTTCAAAGCCCTCGCAATGCTCATATCTCTTTCTATAAATGGCTCATCAGTGAGTGTTAAGGGGTTTAAAGTCTTAAGTCTTCCCCATGTTGTCCTGCCATGTCTACTCCTGCTGTGAGGTATGACTGGGTTCCTGCTTGATTCCTCGGGATCCGCTTATGTCTGTCCATGTTTTACAGCCTTCCAGACATGACCGagtaaacagacacacactggatCAGCCGGCTCAagttcagccctgcctccataAATCATGCCAATCTATTCCAAGTATACCTCTCACCCAACACATGGCAAACTACAATAATCAGAGTTTCTGTCAgcttgtttatatttatatgccATTTCAGAGTATAATGTCAATTACTCTGATCAGCAGATCATATGGGTGGAATCAATGGATATATTATTAGTCTTGCATACGTACTTGCTCAAGCAGTTGAGATATTTTACAGGTTATTAATTCATCATTGCATCACATGCAGTGGAGTAGAAAAAAATTACATCAACCTgttattttttcttaaatcttttttttttgctagggAAAgacattataataaatataccTGCACTACATTTCATTCAATTGTCTGGCTCACCAATTAAAGCAAATGTCTTCATTTAACTTCCCACATGTGGATTATAGTGCTGCTAGGTCATTTCTTTCTGCTGTTGCcccagaaaaaaatgaaggtgTTGTAATTAAGCCCTTGAGCAGAAGCAAAAGATAAATCTTTTCAATTTTACTATTGATCAGAAGACAATAGCACAAGGTTATACTAGCCCTAATGAACAGAAGGACAGAGGACCAATCAGACTCCATGCAAATTCACTGAGCTGGTTTAATTGCATTCCAGGGGCCTATTGAAGTAGCCTCTAAGGTGGCAAAGCTTTTTGGCTTTATAGTGTGAATTATGAATACTTATTttgcagacagagaaaacaataaaaataatagagGGTGACTCATAAAATTGTAACATTGCTCTCATGTATGCCTTGTGTGAAACTACACATGTAGTTACACCTATAATTCCCTGTGATGACATTGCCCTGAACAAGCAGAGGGTTTTAATTACTTCTACTAATGCTGAGCTCTTAGCCAAGCTTTTAACTGTCACTCCTCCTAAAGGGACTTTTATTTATTCCACAACAGATTAACACATAATTGAAACTCTACATgactaaaatatattattactaaCTGTGAAAATGCACTTAATGACActaaaggttaaaggtcaagCAACGCACAGGAACACCCAGAAGGTTCATGAATCTCTTCCTCTATAGAGCCAGCTGTCAAAACTGCCAGGACTCCCAGAGCTTGCAGACTAGACTCTCTGGGCACAGGCTTGCATGTTTAGATGTGGGAGTGTTGCTGCTCACCCTCACACAGGCCTAAAGACAATATGCAGGGCGAAGCAGCCTTCAGTCCCTCCAGCCACTGAAGATTTAAAATCAGTGTCACTGACAGCCTTCTTTGACATCCACGCCGTTCCTTATCCTGACAGAAGGCTCACCCTAAATGGCAAGTGGAGCTTCTAGGAAATGAGATTGTGTTGCCAGTTCAGGATGTCAGCCTTTCAGTGTTAGTTTTCATGCCAATGTAGTGTAAGCAAGCCTCGTTCAAGAGGTCCTGCTGAGGTTTTTCCTCTTAAGCTGCTTTGCCTAATGCAAATAGCTGCTTTTCCCTGGCTGAGAAAAGCTCCCCTGATTTGAGGATTGCCATGATTAAAGAGGTGAATAACAAGCAAGAACTCTTATAAGATCACAGCAAAAATTCATCCAAAGCCACTTTTAAATGACCTCTGAGCTTTCTGCACTGGCCACTGAAGATATGTGACAATAGTCTCAGTTGAGCGGCTAGATAAACCGCACAGTGATGCTGTAAACTACCTTTGAGCTGTCTATCTAAAATGTTCAGTTACTGCTGAATATTATCTGTGCAAACAAAGTACATGTGTGAGGGGAAGAGGGAAACTGATGAAGTGTCAAAGTGTCATACTATGTGACTGTAATTGTTGGGAAGCATgagaatgtgcatgtttttctgagtgtgtgtgagcactagCACTTTGAAGCTGAATCTCCTGTGGGGGGAGATGGATCTTTTACCATGTGGGAGAGCACAGTCCTCATTATTTCCCAGCCGAACTCATAACCCCCCCCATACCCACAGTGATATTCAGTATTGCACTGTATCATGTGTCCGCCTTACAGAGGCATCTGCCTGCACGTGCTCCGCAGGCCCCGTTTGGCTGCTCTCCTCCACGTGGGCATCCATCTCCACTCCTGTCTCCCAAAATGCCTACTGCACGAGacgaagagaaagaagagggtCACATTCCGAACAAAAGGGGTCCGCTTGCACAGGGAGAACAGATGGTGACAAAGGTAGAGATCTAATGGGCcctattttgtattttcttttggtCAGGGCTAAGAACTCTGCTTGCAACAGTGGCATTCAAAAAGGGGACTGACTCCTTTTAGTGATCCTTTTAACTTAATTTTCAAAAAAATTAATCTTAACAAATTTTCTTTAAGGCCCTAAAAATCAATGTACTGAATGTAGCTAACAGAACACATTTCAGATATTAATGACTTTGTCTAGAGGATCAGATGACGGCAGACATAACGATGGTAGACCTGAAGCTTTACTGACTATAGTGAAGAGTGTATCAAAGCAGTCAGAAAAGTTCTTGTCTAACCCAGAGCCACCTCGTACCAACACTAAAAATTTAATTATAGTCTGGATCTTTTAAATGTCTAAATCTTACTACCTTATGCTCAACTCAATCCATACAAACCCGTAGAAAGTTCAGGACAGTTCTATAGTATTGTTATACatcaaacagacatttattggcAGAATTAGCACTGGGGACtaagcaaataaaatgaattaacaGGCATTGTACATCATCAGCTACCTTCTTAGCAAAACAAGGAGGGGGTAGTTGCCAtcacttaattaaaaacatttgtccTATTCATCTGTTTGTTGGATGATTAAGTATATTTCCTGTGCCAGCAGTGTGTAACCTTTGCCAGGTTAGTGCTTCAAAAGCAGATGTACAAGGTGGGTGTCTACAGTCTAACTAATAAAATGCAAGTGTCAGGGGCAAAGCTGATATAGATAATAAAAGAAGCGGTATATTTCTGTAAGTATAACAGCTGTAACTAATTATGTGGTTTGTCAAGCACAGTGACAGCAGTCCCATCCCTAGTGAGAGGTGATTCAGAGCATTTCCAGTGACTCTGACAGACAGCCTTCCGGTTGACACCACATGGTTTGTCATTGCATATTGTGTGGTTGGATGGCAACAGTTGAGCACCTGTGTGAAATATCACCCTAGAAAAGTTGCATCACCTCCCACACATCTTCACCCCTGGCAGTAGACAATCTTCTCTCCACAATTATTGTGAGGGATTTACCATTCCTgccacacacatcactctgcATAGCACctactgaatatttttataacaccacaaaaaaaacatcaccacATCCATGGTTCAACAGCTgcggcaaagaaaaaaaaaaacaaagaactaaCATggttattttgaatttaaaagcaacctaaaatcaaaatgacacTTTTGGAATAATTTCCATTATCACCATTTTAGAATTTGAGAGATTATCATTCCATATTCATTCATCATAATAAGCCTTTTACCAGCTTTTAAAATCTATTCTTATTTTTGGGCACATTATCAAGGCTGAGCTTGTGAAgggaaaaataatattaatatgtgCTGTTTTCACAGCACCATCAATTAACAGTGGATAGAACCAACTCCCACCACTACACAAATAGCTAGTTTCACTAGGAAATTAGTCACATAATTGAAGGTTATCATTTTCTTTCCATGTTGTCTTAACATCACCGACTACAAAACTAGGACTAATCAGATTTTTTTGCATTACTACACCTGAAAGTCTAGGCCTACTTAGttataacatatttaaacattaaacagcacAGCCCAAATTAATTTACTCTaacatcttgttttgttttctactaGCTGTCTATTACTTGCTTGCTCAtagtttaaatgttacatttttaatgtttctttgaaGTGACATTAAATACTCTAATCGAACACCCTCAATATCCTCACTAttaatgttttctgtaaaagaaaagaaaaacctcaGCTCTACAAGATGTTTGACCCTAAAAaaactctgtttttctttaaacacAAGCCATGAGGAATTTTATCTTCCATTCATACCATTGTAAATGCAAAAAGATTTCTGAACTCAGTGAACCTGAGGGAAGATTATCATGACCGATGGTAATTAAGTGTGCATATCAGTGCAAACACGCTTGATCCTGGGTGGCTCATTTGTCCCACCTTTCATAAATGGACATGAAATTCATAAACTTGAACATGAATTTCAGTCATAGAGACATCAACCAGATAATCATATATATACCTGGTCTCTAACAACTAGTCAGGGCTTTGTAAATTTTTAGTCTCTAATTTCTTGCTAACACACAAAAAGATGACAATGAGGGTAAAACATCTTTCACAGACTCTCCACAGAATTCCCTTCCCTTGCTAATTCAGGTCACGTCCATGTAAACGCAATTAACACTTGAATAGAAATGTTCTGGAAAGAGCTGGACTGCAGTCAATTTACACAACTACACCTTTTCAGATTCCTCATAGCTTTAACTGGCACATACCATATAAAATCAATGGGGGTAAAAAGGCATTGATGCCTCATGAAATGATCTGAAGGTGGTTAGCTGCATTGTGATGACTAACCTTATCTTCTCAGCTTCTAGCAacatcaaaattaaaaataattttgaactGTACCCATCACCTTGCATCATGGTTAAATCTGAGGTGATAGTCATGACGCATCTAACTTTAAGGAATCAGATGTACACCACTACACGATAATGTGAAACATAGACAACATAAAACAACCCATGATATGAACAGATATGCAGTAGTCACTGTATTCTGTTGCTACATTAGAACAGCTTTCATTATACATCAATTTTTACAGTACAAAACTATTTTGTAGAAAAGGAGGTGACTCTGAAATGAATACCCTcccctcaatttttttttaaatcagcctATCCGGTGGTAAGCACATTTCTTAATGGAAACTGTCTAATAGCAATGTTCATTAGGTCTTtccttaattaaaacataactCACTGACAGGGACACCAAGATACTTCTACAGACCTTATGGAATTGGCTCTTGGTGTTTTCAAAGGAACAAAGAGTCATTAAGATCTCTTCTGACAGAAGAAAGTGTGAAAGAAATAAGACaaggaaaaaattaaaagcagTCTATGCACTGCTCACGTAACATTAAACAGTCTTGCTGAAGTCACATAGaaaagcaataaacaaaagATAGCACAAAACAGGCCTGGCATGTTATGTTTAGGGGTGGTTGTTTGGGATACAGGTGTCCATCCCTTAaaggacaacaaaaaaaagtcatttcgTTTTCAGGGACCTTGAGAAGCCTCATTCTTCAGTCTCTCCAGGACCTCCTCTTGACTAATAGAGGCTTTAactttaattactttttctCTGGATTTACTACCctgaaatataataaaacacaaacatattgcTATGTAGTAAATCATATAAAGATAGTGAAACAAAGTCAATACACAAATAATTGCAGGTTTTtcatattataaattataaatatctTAATTAAAGTCTAACCCCATTTAGCCATTTTATCGCCATAAGGTATACCTTATCTAGGATTACTTCACTCTTCTTCAACGAGAGCACTTTGGATAAATATCGCACAAGTTCCGCATTGGCCTCCCCGTCTGTCGGTGGCGCAGCAATAGCGACACCAACTGCCTCTGAGGTCACATCTAAGAACAAATATTTCAGTTGTTATTCAAGCAAGTTGATGCTTCAAGTATACGTACTGAAATAGGTAAACCAAAATTATGGAAAACTAACCTGTGACGGCATTTTGTTTTGCGCCGGGCTTTGCGTGTATTGCAACAGCATATTCACCGTCTTTGATTTTAGAAACTGGTCCTGTCGGCGTTGCTGGCTGTTTCTGAGTACTTTTAGTCTGATCAGATATTAGGCAACAAATCAATATTAACCAATTGAGATTACCTAATCTCAAATTGTGGATGAAAACAGTACATCTGAGTTAGCTAAAATAGGTTATCTTGCTGACTAGCCAAGGTGGCTTCCTTGATTGCAGTCATAGGCCATATTCATAACATCAGAGTTTAAACTCTGATGTTATGAGCTAGTTAACCGTGAACCTATAAGTGCACTTTGTATacacagtaaaaacaacaaataaatgacaCTCTATGAAATTCACATCCTAccgatttttgttttttgggcaTCTTGTTTTGAGAGGAAAGCTTCTCGTGAGATACTTTGCTGTCAAGAAATACAGCCGTTCTTAGGTGTTTGTAAAACACCGCGGACTTTAGaacaacattgtttttttcagagAGTGTAAATGGCGATATTCTCATAAAACTGCGTAGAGTTTGGCAGTGCATAAACTACAGTAATGTAAACAGAAGAATCAATACAGCAAGAAAGTACTTTAACGCAAGTTAACTGGCTAGCTATACACTGATACATGCAAACAACCATGTGAACCTATCAAAAAAGGAACATTGCGCATGTCATGAAATGTAGACTCTCCTGCGTCAACTCTGCGTCCTAAAATACGCAGAAAGGTTTTAACATGAAGAATATTGGGAATGACAATATCATGATAAGTCATTTAAATATCTCCAGATTCTTCTATCTGGCGTGACACTACACTCTTGTGATGCATTATAAATTATTGGGCCTATCTGTTTAATGTCATAGTAATAGTGAATAAAAAATGGTAGTAGGCTAGTAGTAATTGTAGTTGTAAGCTACTGATTTTATCAAAAGTTGTTCTTTTTCTGCTTCTTCATATGATACAACTGCTACACCTCTTCCTTCTGTTCTCTGGAGCTTTTATGCATGATACACCTCTGTCTAGGAGTTGGCTGTCAAagatgaagtctttcagtcccTCCTAGTTATTTAAATGTAGGCAGAAATGTCACTCCTTCTGGTTTGCACTGAGACCTTGCTTCTTCTGGCTGTCTAGATGCAGTTGGAGAGTCATCTCCAGAAGGTTTACAGCCAGTGATAGCAAATGCATGGACTTTCTCCAGTCTAGCAATTTTACAAATTTCACACATTATTGTGTGTATGGTGTCAAGTGCATAGAAAAGATattcataatggaaaataattcAAACCATGAAGCAGATGAAAATCCTTATCTCTGGTAAgaatgtttgctttttattttgagGTGTTACTTGGGCACACAGTTTTTTATATTAGCATACTGAACCTAAGATTATACACATATTCTTTTGTAGAAGTATTCAAAATCAAGGgcaaagcaaataaaagaaCAGTAACAATTCAGGAGCACATTAAAGCTATACTGATATTTAAAACTGTGTCAAAGCTTAAGATACTCACTACACTTCATGACTAGACTCCTTCCAGCACAGAAAAAAGAAGTCTGCAGTCAAAAGTGTTACTTCACTGCAGCTTCTGAGTATTAATGCATGTTATTCATATTTCACCTGTGATTCACCTTCATTCCTAATGCCAACAGAAACAGGATTCCATTTTTTGTTCTCTTGCTTATCTGCTGCATACGGGATGCATAGTTCTGATTTTTGAAATCTTACTAGTTTTCAAAGAACGCCTTCTCTGCGTCGCAAATGGAGGAAACGTTATGGAGGCTTGGATGGCAACAAACTGTTGGAGCCAAATAAGGAGGATGAGATGAGAGGTACAGGCCTACAATCAGCACTGCTCGAGTGTATAATTTGGAAGTGTTCAATGTGGCTTTACACACCATGATTTTTCACTGACATTGGCCTCTAACTGTGGGTGTAGTTGCAGTTAGTAATTGTCCTTTCACACTAACCTAGGGCCAGTTTTTCTGACCCAAATCCTAATTTTAACTACGACAAAGTGAAACCATAAAACTGATCTGAAGTCAACTCTAAAAAGGATACATAGCAATATGGGTTGGTCAAAGAGTGGCATGTCCCTGCAAGCAGTCTCTGTTAAGTGGGCTTGTGGTTGAAGTTTTAGACTGGAGAACTTTTgggaggagggtgtgtctgCAAGAGAAATCAACTCCAGATGAGGCAATGTGGtccatatttgtttttaaaatgactgactgaATAAGAATTAagtcacattttctttcagaaacAATAGGTAAAGACTTAATCCACATTGACTTAAGAGAGGAGTTTGTAGTATAGTGTTGTTACAGGAATGTACTTTCATTGATTCAAATATCTCACAgacaaaaaatcaaaataatgtgATCATTTACTTACTTTGAATGAGTAATAAGAATAAAGAATGTATATTCAGTTAAGTTCTTGGGGTCTCTCTTTAGTGGATCCTGCCTTGCTTTCTTGTCCAGATGCTCTTTTAATAACCAATTTGAATTTAAACTGTCAGTGTATAGTTACTGTTAAAAgtgtttttgctacagatatCCAGGCCCAAGCCTAGACCAAAAGGCTTGGCAATGCTGGTTATACAATTTTGCCTGGGATTCACCAGTATAACTGGGCAGAGAATTAACTTTCTGTGAAGTTTATTTCAAAGTTTCCCATTATGCTTTGAAACCCCATCTATTAGTTGGTGTGTCTTATATTCTTTAGAATACACTCTATGTACCCTTTTTCATCAGGACAAAACACATCTGAACAGAATAGTCATGCATAAAGGCATGTTTGAATTCATTTTTGAATTTACATTGAATTTATGTCTTTGACATAAAGACTACAAATGTCAAACAAATACTTGTAAATTCTTGTAAAATGCAACTGAGATTGAAAATTATCA
It encodes the following:
- the cart2 gene encoding cocaine- and amphetamine-regulated transcript 2; the protein is MESPSMWTRTAMFTLLLLLMTCARADDSETEVDLDTRAIRDFYPKDPNLTSEKQLLGALHEVLEKLQTKKNPPWEKKFGQVPMCDVGEQCAIRKGSRIGKMCDCPRAAFCNFFLLKCL
- the c12h15orf40 gene encoding UPF0235 protein C15orf40 homolog — translated: MHCQTLRSFMRISPFTLSEKNNVVLKSAVFYKHLRTAVFLDSKVSHEKLSSQNKMPKKQKSTKSTQKQPATPTGPVSKIKDGEYAVAIHAKPGAKQNAVTDVTSEAVGVAIAAPPTDGEANAELVRYLSKVLSLKKSEVILDKGSKSREKVIKVKASISQEEVLERLKNEASQGP